In the Cucurbita pepo subsp. pepo cultivar mu-cu-16 unplaced genomic scaffold, ASM280686v2 Cp4.1_scaffold004679, whole genome shotgun sequence genome, CAATTCTCTCTTCACACCAAATACTCACCCTTCTCTCTCCGCCACATGGCTGACAAACAACCCCATTTGAACGGCGCCTTCTACGGCCCCTCCGTCCCTCCACCCACAAAGACCTACCACCGCCACGGCCACGGCCGAGGCTGCGCCTGCTGCCTCCTCAGCACCATTATCAAGCTCATCATTGGCATAGTGGTGGTGGTTGGCATAGCGGTGTTGATATTATGGCTCGTATTCCGTCCCAATAAGCTCAGGTTCGACGTCACCAGCGCCGAACTCACCCAATTCAACTTCACCGGCAACCAGCTCCATTACAATCTCGCTTTAAACCTCACCATTAGAAACCCCAACAAGCGAATTGGAGTGTACTACGACGCCATCGAAGCCTCCCCCTTTTACAAGGACCAGAGGCTTAACACCCAATGGCTGCCGCCCTTCTACCAAGGCCACAAGACCACCACCGTCGTAACCCCTCAATTCAACGGCCAGCAGCTCGTCCTCCTCGGCGCCCAGGAGCTGACAGAGTTCAACGCCGAGAAACTCGCCGGCGTGTTCAACATCGACGTCAAGTTCCGTCCACGGTTGAGGTTGAAATTGGGCGCCGTTAGGATTGGGAAGTTGAAGCCAAAGGTCAACTGCGAATTGAAGGTTCCATTGGAATCAAGTGCCACctcttttactttctttcagGCCACTCGCTGCAATTTCGATTTCTGATTGGCCACCTCCGG is a window encoding:
- the LOC111787061 gene encoding NDR1/HIN1-like protein 10, which encodes MADKQPHLNGAFYGPSVPPPTKTYHRHGHGRGCACCLLSTIIKLIIGIVVVVGIAVLILWLVFRPNKLRFDVTSAELTQFNFTGNQLHYNLALNLTIRNPNKRIGVYYDAIEASPFYKDQRLNTQWLPPFYQGHKTTTVVTPQFNGQQLVLLGAQELTEFNAEKLAGVFNIDVKFRPRLRLKLGAVRIGKLKPKVNCELKVPLESSATSFTFFQATRCNFDF